The Methylomicrobium agile genome has a segment encoding these proteins:
- the rplL gene encoding 50S ribosomal protein L7/L12: protein MAVTKEDILDAVANMTVMEIVDLISAMEEKFGVTAAVAVAAAPAAGGAAAAVEEQTEFDVILTGFGENKVGVIKAVRSITGLGLKEAKDAVEGVPTTLKEGVSKAEAEEFKKQLLDAGATVEIK, encoded by the coding sequence ATGGCAGTAACAAAAGAAGACATCCTGGATGCGGTTGCGAACATGACCGTGATGGAAATCGTTGATTTGATTTCAGCGATGGAAGAAAAATTCGGTGTGACCGCAGCGGTTGCAGTGGCAGCAGCTCCGGCGGCAGGCGGTGCCGCGGCAGCGGTTGAAGAGCAAACCGAATTCGATGTCATCTTGACTGGTTTCGGCGAGAATAAAGTTGGCGTCATTAAAGCGGTTCGCAGTATCACCGGTTTGGGCCTGAAGGAAGCAAAAGACGCGGTAGAAGGCGTACCGACTACTTTGAAGGAAGGCGTATCGAAAGCCGAAGCCGAAGAATTCAAGAAGCAATTGCTCGATGCAGGCGCAACCGTCGAAATCAAATAA
- the rplJ gene encoding 50S ribosomal protein L10: MALNLDGKKAVVEEVAEYAVKAHSAIAAEYRGLTVTELTELRKTARETGVYLRVVKNTLARRAVAGTEFECMQSGLVGPLLLAFSMEDPGSAGRLIHEFARTHDKLITKVVAIGGQAYGPSELARLASLPNREQGIAMLMSVMKGPVSKLARTLAAIRDQKEAA; this comes from the coding sequence GTGGCACTCAATTTAGACGGCAAAAAAGCTGTTGTCGAAGAAGTCGCTGAATATGCCGTTAAAGCTCATTCTGCCATCGCTGCAGAATATCGTGGTCTGACCGTAACGGAACTGACCGAATTGCGTAAGACCGCGAGAGAGACGGGCGTATATTTGCGAGTGGTCAAGAACACCCTGGCAAGACGCGCAGTCGCCGGAACCGAATTCGAATGCATGCAATCCGGGCTTGTCGGTCCGTTATTGTTGGCATTTTCGATGGAAGATCCAGGTTCGGCAGGGCGATTGATTCACGAATTTGCCAGAACGCATGACAAGTTAATCACTAAAGTCGTGGCGATCGGCGGTCAGGCCTATGGCCCGTCCGAGCTGGCGCGTTTGGCGAGCTTGCCGAACCGCGAACAAGGCATCGCGATGCTGATGTCGGTCATGAAAGGGCCGGTCAGCAAACTGGCACGTACCTTGGCGGCGATCAGAGACCAGAAAGAAGCGGCATAA